The Nitrospirota bacterium genome has a segment encoding these proteins:
- a CDS encoding cytochrome c → MTSLKLVEGFMPMQMLFELAFCVGVFTLMSYMLNRSGMGIPRFWQGICFWLFIILYLKYRIYPPIPFSVRAMYGTVSLIAIFMWMSSNEEDWKKFKQPILNVMDGVTPLHKALRTAYLIALPIILWGFSYNSFLPNLDEPIELRTVHPAPPASTKVHGKTYVLQTSYNPYRANLEGKFDEEFARKLITEQDVSRVMQAKPEANPWNPDAQGYIKYVREGGEIFFQNCHFCHGDNLNGRGLHAFAFNPIPANFTDPGTLAQLQETFVFWRVAKGGIGLPREGFPWASVMPPWEQHLTTDEIWKVILFEYWHTGYYPRTWD, encoded by the coding sequence ATGACATCCCTGAAGTTAGTCGAAGGTTTCATGCCGATGCAGATGCTGTTCGAGCTGGCTTTCTGCGTCGGTGTGTTCACGCTCATGAGCTACATGCTCAACCGGTCGGGGATGGGCATTCCGCGGTTTTGGCAGGGGATATGCTTCTGGCTCTTCATCATCCTGTACCTCAAGTACAGGATCTATCCGCCGATCCCCTTCAGCGTGCGCGCCATGTACGGCACCGTATCGCTGATCGCCATCTTCATGTGGATGTCCAGCAACGAGGAGGACTGGAAGAAGTTCAAGCAGCCGATCCTGAACGTGATGGACGGGGTCACGCCCCTCCACAAGGCACTCCGGACGGCCTATCTGATCGCGCTTCCGATCATCCTCTGGGGCTTCTCTTACAACTCGTTCCTCCCCAACCTGGACGAGCCCATCGAACTGCGGACCGTCCACCCGGCGCCACCGGCCAGCACGAAGGTGCACGGGAAGACCTACGTGCTCCAGACCTCCTACAACCCGTACCGGGCGAATCTGGAGGGGAAGTTTGACGAGGAGTTCGCCCGCAAGCTCATTACCGAGCAGGACGTCAGCCGGGTCATGCAGGCCAAGCCGGAGGCGAACCCCTGGAATCCCGACGCCCAGGGCTACATCAAGTACGTTCGCGAGGGCGGGGAGATCTTCTTCCAGAACTGCCACTTCTGCCACGGGGACAACCTGAACGGACGCGGGCTCCATGCCTTCGCCTTCAACCCGATTCCGGCCAACTTCACGGACCCGGGAACGCTGGCCCAGTTGCAGGAGACGTTCGTCTTCTGGCGCGTGGCCAAGGGCGGCATCGGCCTCCCGCGCGAGGGATTCCCCTGGGCGTCGGTGATGCCCCCGTGGGAGCAGCACCTGACGACCGACGAGATCTGGAAGGTCATCCTGTTTGAATACTGGCACACCGGTTATTATCCGAGGACGTGGGATTAA
- a CDS encoding c-type cytochrome, which yields MRHLLVKSKPILILVAALGITMVAGSAGVSIFAQEGGSGLPEGFKKGDLAPLPSAELIEAGKRVYFTKCVWCHGVDGAGDGPAADRLWPRPRNFNQGTFKIRHTASGELPLFDAKKPVPGQNDLFETVTHGLPGSAMPPWDGILTEEQRLQVLSFVTTQLVKDRKFDDKETETQTVLQLESIKPIPTSKESIEKGAQLVVDKKCIECHGVEGRGDGNAFNLKDDWGFPIQPADWHKCWNFRGSRRDPYNVKNIFRTFSTGINGTPMPSFADNTTVEERWHIANFVNSLCERKMDGEPLEIDPLTDKPKINFVVRSGPVEGDISDDPENEMWTKRERRYVALGGQITHKPRNFVNRIDDLWVRSLYNDKEIVFLFQWDDRSKSVAQAPPAWQPTEVNLDAYGVQEQAPKTGEPDSIAAKQNKFTVYNDALAIQFPIKWQELPPPEKPRYLWGDEKYNVDIVKWEADGSLRAFKGTGWDQDFEDRDDYNEKIKVMKAEWKDGRWSVMIKRPIKADYDEDTQFEMGKYIPTVFFVWDGHNGDVGRKMAVSAFYYTILEPPIPKETYIYPTLIAVGVVILEGWVLTRRKNKKLGKI from the coding sequence ATGAGGCATCTTTTGGTTAAGAGCAAGCCGATCCTGATCCTGGTCGCCGCCCTCGGGATCACGATGGTCGCCGGCAGCGCCGGGGTCTCCATCTTCGCCCAGGAGGGCGGGAGCGGGTTGCCGGAAGGCTTTAAGAAGGGGGATTTGGCGCCGCTCCCCTCGGCCGAGTTGATCGAGGCGGGGAAGCGGGTCTATTTCACGAAGTGCGTGTGGTGCCACGGGGTCGACGGAGCGGGCGACGGCCCGGCTGCCGACCGTCTGTGGCCGCGCCCGAGGAACTTCAACCAGGGCACGTTCAAGATCCGGCACACGGCCAGCGGCGAGCTGCCGCTGTTCGACGCCAAGAAGCCGGTCCCCGGCCAGAACGACCTGTTCGAGACCGTGACGCACGGGTTGCCGGGATCGGCCATGCCGCCGTGGGACGGCATCCTGACCGAGGAGCAGCGTCTGCAGGTGCTCTCCTTCGTGACGACCCAGTTGGTCAAGGACCGGAAGTTTGACGACAAGGAGACTGAAACCCAGACCGTGCTCCAGCTCGAGAGCATCAAGCCGATCCCGACGAGCAAGGAGAGCATCGAGAAGGGTGCCCAGCTCGTCGTGGACAAGAAGTGCATCGAGTGCCACGGCGTCGAGGGGCGGGGCGATGGGAACGCCTTCAACCTGAAGGACGACTGGGGCTTCCCGATCCAGCCGGCCGACTGGCACAAGTGCTGGAACTTCCGCGGCAGCCGGCGCGATCCCTACAACGTCAAGAACATCTTCCGGACGTTCTCGACGGGGATCAACGGGACGCCGATGCCGTCGTTCGCGGACAACACGACGGTCGAGGAGCGGTGGCACATCGCCAACTTCGTCAACTCGCTCTGCGAGCGGAAGATGGACGGCGAGCCGCTGGAGATCGACCCCCTCACGGACAAGCCGAAGATCAACTTCGTCGTCCGGTCCGGCCCTGTTGAGGGCGACATTTCCGACGATCCGGAGAACGAGATGTGGACGAAGCGGGAGCGCCGGTACGTGGCGCTGGGCGGCCAGATCACCCACAAGCCGAGGAACTTCGTCAACCGAATCGACGACCTGTGGGTCCGGTCCCTGTACAACGACAAGGAGATCGTCTTCCTCTTCCAGTGGGACGATCGGAGCAAGAGCGTAGCCCAGGCGCCGCCGGCCTGGCAGCCGACCGAGGTCAACCTGGACGCCTACGGGGTCCAGGAGCAGGCGCCGAAGACCGGCGAGCCTGATTCCATCGCGGCCAAGCAGAACAAGTTCACGGTGTACAACGACGCTCTGGCGATCCAGTTCCCGATCAAGTGGCAGGAGTTGCCGCCGCCCGAGAAGCCGCGCTACCTCTGGGGCGACGAGAAGTACAACGTGGACATCGTCAAGTGGGAGGCGGACGGGTCGCTCCGGGCCTTCAAGGGCACCGGCTGGGACCAGGACTTCGAGGATCGCGACGACTACAACGAGAAGATCAAAGTCATGAAGGCCGAGTGGAAGGACGGGCGGTGGTCGGTCATGATCAAGCGCCCGATCAAGGCGGACTACGACGAGGACACCCAGTTCGAGATGGGCAAGTACATCCCGACGGTGTTCTTCGTGTGGGACGGCCACAACGGCGACGTGGGCCGGAAGATGGCGGTCTCGGCGTTCTACTATACGATCCTGGAGCCACCGATTCCCAAGGAAACCTACATCTACCCGACCCTGATTGCCGTCGGTGTGGTGATCCTGGAGGGGTGGGTGCTGACTCGGCGGAAGAACAAGAAGTTGGGCAAGATTTAA
- a CDS encoding molybdenum cofactor guanylyltransferase, with the protein MDQPIADVTGVLLAGGKSRRMGEDKRFLTLAGQTLLERALSVLEGLFTEVLVVVGQPEPRLAGLRHPVVADLIPGCATLGGLYTGLSEASHQRIFAAACDMPFLNPAVIRLMAQLDRTSDVVMARLANGLQPMHAFYSKACLPYLREMLNVGNLTVQDLCRQPALSVRLLSEEELRQADPQLLSFMNVNAPADLEFARKLLAGRQLGPAREG; encoded by the coding sequence GTGGACCAGCCCATCGCCGATGTCACTGGAGTCCTGCTGGCCGGGGGCAAGAGCCGCCGTATGGGGGAAGACAAGCGCTTTCTGACGTTGGCGGGGCAGACTCTCCTGGAACGAGCCCTGTCGGTGCTGGAGGGGCTCTTCACGGAAGTGCTCGTGGTCGTGGGCCAGCCCGAACCTAGACTGGCTGGGCTCCGCCACCCTGTGGTGGCCGATCTGATCCCCGGTTGCGCGACCCTTGGGGGGCTCTACACCGGCCTGTCGGAGGCGAGCCACCAGAGGATCTTTGCGGCGGCCTGCGACATGCCGTTTCTGAACCCGGCCGTGATCCGGCTGATGGCCCAGCTCGACCGGACTTCCGACGTGGTCATGGCACGGCTGGCGAACGGATTGCAGCCGATGCACGCCTTCTATTCCAAGGCCTGTCTGCCGTATCTCCGTGAGATGCTCAACGTTGGCAACCTGACGGTCCAGGATCTCTGCCGGCAGCCGGCACTTTCGGTCCGGCTCCTGTCCGAAGAGGAACTCCGACAGGCCGATCCCCAGCTCTTATCCTTCATGAATGTCAACGCCCCCGCCGACCTGGAGTTTGCACGGAAGCTGCTCGCCGGGCGGCAACTGGGCCCGGCTCGCGAGGGGTGA
- a CDS encoding glycosyltransferase family 9 protein, whose product MRPRGLIIHPGATGDVLLSLPAIRSLRASFPDCEFGLLAGSEVGRLLLECSEIERLFPIESGALAGLLAGAEAVSEALRTWLTQCHLAVCWMADPESRLAQTLLDIRVRSMVVRSPSSPGLVAVRQSDRFLETVQRLVPSAAAEKPLRPPRHVLENGREQLSAVSGRGDRVCVVVHPGSGSPHKCTAPALLARAVDWLEEIGLAPILVQGPADEQRVAEVVRFCVRSPATVRGLGLLEVAGFLAHARLYIGHDSGLTHLAALLGLPTIALFGPTDAGRWAPRGPLTQVLTGGPCSCRGWEAVRRCGGKPCLQVAVGSLIQACQNVLATQETRSEGPDRAIPSLVRPGGV is encoded by the coding sequence ATGCGGCCAAGGGGCTTGATCATCCATCCAGGCGCGACCGGCGACGTGCTCTTGTCGCTGCCGGCCATCAGGAGCCTGCGGGCTTCATTCCCCGATTGCGAGTTTGGGCTCTTGGCCGGATCGGAGGTCGGGCGGCTTCTCCTGGAGTGCTCCGAGATCGAACGGCTCTTCCCCATCGAAAGCGGAGCGTTGGCCGGTCTCTTGGCCGGGGCGGAGGCCGTAAGTGAGGCCCTTCGGACCTGGCTCACCCAGTGCCACCTGGCTGTCTGTTGGATGGCCGATCCCGAAAGCCGGCTGGCCCAGACCCTTCTGGATATACGAGTGCGATCCATGGTCGTCCGTTCACCCAGTTCGCCTGGGCTTGTGGCTGTCCGCCAGTCGGACCGGTTTCTGGAAACGGTCCAGAGGCTCGTGCCCTCCGCTGCAGCCGAGAAGCCCTTACGTCCGCCGCGGCACGTGCTTGAGAACGGGAGGGAACAGTTGTCGGCCGTGAGCGGGCGAGGGGATCGCGTCTGCGTGGTCGTCCACCCGGGAAGCGGCAGCCCCCACAAGTGCACGGCCCCGGCGCTGCTGGCCCGCGCGGTGGACTGGCTGGAAGAGATCGGCCTGGCGCCGATCCTGGTCCAAGGCCCGGCCGATGAGCAACGGGTAGCGGAGGTCGTCCGCTTCTGCGTGAGGTCCCCGGCGACCGTGCGGGGGCTGGGGCTCCTGGAGGTTGCCGGGTTCCTCGCCCATGCGCGCCTCTATATCGGCCATGACTCGGGGCTGACCCACTTGGCCGCCTTGCTCGGCCTCCCGACGATCGCCCTGTTCGGTCCCACCGACGCGGGACGGTGGGCTCCCCGCGGTCCCCTGACGCAAGTGCTTACCGGGGGCCCCTGCTCCTGCCGGGGTTGGGAGGCAGTCCGGCGCTGTGGAGGAAAACCCTGCCTGCAGGTCGCTGTCGGATCGTTGATCCAGGCTTGTCAGAACGTCCTGGCTACGCAGGAGACCCGATCTGAGGGGCCAGACCGCGCGATTCCTTCCCTTGTCAGACCCGGTGGGGTGTGA
- the argS gene encoding arginine--tRNA ligase: MSRDPVQDTVIEALQDALQRAKKKGQLRIEPFPAVTLDLPKRPEWGDLASTLAMTLASSEQRSPQDIAQIILENIPRREAIFERVEIAYPGFLNMTVKRDLWLEVLNEIEEQGLAYGRNDFGQGRRILVEYVSANPTGPLHVGHGRGAAVGQAIAHLLAAAGYDVVQEYYINDAGRQMKLLGASVYTRYRELHGRSVPFPEDGYQGAYIETVAAKVQEQLGSSLLEMPAEQAEERCRDLAYRELLEAIQQDLRSFGIEFDSWQSEAALLASGAVEQVLDDLGKKGLLFEQDGALWFRSSAYGDEKDRVVRKKEGEYTYLASDVAYHRDKLLRGYDLLIDIWGADHHGYIPRMQAVVQAYGHPKERLRVVLVQMVNLLRGGRKVEMSKRAGEFVTLREVVEEVGADAAKFFFLMRRSDTHLDFDLELAKQQSAENPVYYVQYAHARIASLFRVAQERGIRVPRPAEAKLELLADPDELAVIRKLAAYPSVVRASALALEPHRVTFYLQELAALLHTFYYKHRILPPAADVDAASAERFVKAGTVSKRSGEQVTPSLTAARLALMREAQQVFRNGLGLLGITAPERM, from the coding sequence GTGTCCCGTGACCCCGTTCAGGATACGGTCATTGAGGCCTTGCAGGATGCGTTGCAGCGGGCCAAGAAGAAGGGGCAGTTGCGGATCGAGCCGTTTCCGGCTGTGACCCTGGACCTTCCCAAGCGACCAGAGTGGGGAGACCTGGCTTCCACACTGGCCATGACCCTGGCCTCTTCCGAGCAGCGTTCGCCCCAGGACATCGCGCAAATCATCCTGGAGAACATCCCCCGGCGCGAGGCGATCTTCGAGCGGGTCGAGATCGCCTACCCGGGTTTCCTCAACATGACCGTCAAGCGGGACCTCTGGCTGGAGGTTCTGAACGAGATCGAGGAGCAGGGACTGGCCTATGGGCGGAACGATTTCGGCCAAGGGAGGCGGATCTTGGTGGAATATGTCAGCGCCAACCCCACCGGCCCGTTGCATGTCGGCCATGGGCGCGGGGCGGCAGTGGGTCAGGCGATCGCGCATCTCCTCGCCGCCGCAGGCTATGACGTCGTCCAGGAGTATTACATCAACGATGCGGGGCGACAGATGAAGCTCTTGGGCGCCTCCGTCTACACCCGCTACCGGGAGTTGCACGGCAGGTCTGTTCCTTTTCCCGAAGACGGGTATCAGGGCGCCTACATAGAAACGGTGGCGGCGAAGGTTCAGGAGCAGCTCGGCTCGAGCCTGTTGGAGATGCCCGCTGAACAGGCGGAGGAGCGATGCCGGGACCTGGCGTATCGCGAGCTGCTGGAAGCGATTCAACAGGACCTCCGGTCGTTCGGCATCGAGTTCGACTCCTGGCAGAGCGAAGCGGCCCTGCTGGCGTCCGGGGCCGTGGAGCAGGTGCTCGACGATCTCGGCAAGAAGGGGCTCCTGTTCGAGCAGGACGGGGCCCTCTGGTTCCGCTCATCGGCCTACGGGGATGAAAAGGATCGGGTGGTCCGGAAGAAAGAAGGGGAGTACACCTACCTGGCTTCGGACGTGGCCTATCACCGGGACAAGCTGTTGCGGGGGTACGACCTGCTCATCGACATCTGGGGTGCGGACCACCACGGCTACATCCCGAGAATGCAAGCGGTGGTACAGGCTTACGGGCATCCCAAGGAGCGCCTCCGGGTCGTCCTCGTCCAGATGGTGAACCTCCTGAGGGGCGGGCGCAAGGTCGAGATGTCCAAGCGGGCTGGGGAGTTCGTCACCCTGCGCGAGGTCGTCGAGGAAGTCGGGGCCGACGCCGCGAAGTTCTTTTTCCTGATGCGGCGGTCGGACACGCACCTGGATTTCGATTTGGAGCTGGCCAAGCAGCAGTCCGCCGAGAACCCGGTCTACTACGTCCAGTACGCCCACGCGCGCATCGCGAGCCTCTTCCGAGTCGCCCAAGAGCGGGGCATCCGCGTGCCCAGACCGGCCGAGGCCAAGCTGGAATTGCTGGCCGACCCCGACGAGCTGGCGGTCATCCGGAAGCTGGCCGCCTATCCTTCCGTGGTCCGTGCGAGCGCCCTGGCCCTGGAGCCCCACCGGGTGACCTTTTACCTGCAGGAGCTGGCCGCGCTGCTCCACACGTTCTACTACAAGCACCGGATCCTGCCGCCGGCGGCGGACGTGGATGCGGCGAGCGCCGAACGGTTCGTCAAGGCCGGGACCGTCTCGAAACGGTCTGGCGAGCAGGTCACGCCAAGCCTGACCGCCGCGCGGCTGGCGTTGATGCGCGAAGCCCAGCAGGTGTTCCGGAACGGGTTGGGCCTCCTGGGAATCACCGCGCCGGAGCGTATGTAA
- the tgt gene encoding tRNA guanosine(34) transglycosylase Tgt, producing the protein MEFVVHKTDFNGAARLGLLRTVHGEIETPAFMPVGSLGAVKGIDPSDLLALGFRLILNNAYHLYLRPGHEVIAGLGGLHAFTSWPGAILTDSGGFQVFSLARLCRVTDEGVTFQSHLDGSLHHITPEKAIEVQEALGADIVMAFDECVALPAAPGRIEEAARRTSQWARRCQDVRRRTDQALFGIVQGGHDPELRVRAARDIVSLGFDGYAVGGLSVGEEKPVMHRVLEATVPELPSARPRYLMGVGMPEDLVEGVARGIDLFDCVVPTRHGRTGWLFTSFGRVLIKNAKYARDEQPIDPRCRCPVCAKYSRAYLHHLFAVKEMLGARLNTVHNLSYFAGLMRAIRSAIATGAFSTFRREFYAQREGAGAQAGDFPEEVVAGTAAPEAQVEGRA; encoded by the coding sequence GTGGAATTCGTCGTACACAAGACCGATTTCAACGGGGCGGCTCGTCTGGGGCTCCTGCGGACCGTGCACGGGGAAATCGAGACCCCGGCCTTCATGCCGGTGGGGTCCCTGGGAGCCGTCAAAGGGATCGATCCCAGCGATCTTCTGGCGTTGGGCTTCCGGCTGATCCTGAACAACGCCTATCATCTGTACCTCCGTCCAGGGCACGAGGTGATTGCCGGGCTCGGCGGATTGCACGCCTTCACCTCCTGGCCCGGGGCCATCCTGACCGACAGCGGGGGGTTTCAGGTCTTCAGCCTGGCCAGGCTGTGCCGGGTGACCGACGAGGGAGTCACGTTCCAGTCGCACCTCGACGGATCCCTGCACCACATCACTCCGGAGAAAGCCATCGAAGTTCAGGAGGCTCTGGGCGCCGACATCGTCATGGCCTTCGACGAGTGCGTCGCGCTGCCCGCTGCGCCCGGACGGATCGAGGAGGCGGCGCGCCGGACGAGCCAATGGGCCCGCCGGTGCCAGGACGTCCGGCGCCGGACGGACCAGGCGCTGTTCGGCATCGTGCAGGGCGGCCACGATCCGGAGCTGAGGGTCAGGGCGGCGCGCGACATCGTGTCGCTCGGCTTCGACGGATATGCGGTAGGCGGCTTGTCGGTCGGAGAGGAGAAGCCGGTCATGCACCGGGTGCTGGAGGCGACCGTGCCGGAGCTGCCGTCTGCGCGGCCACGCTACCTGATGGGGGTCGGCATGCCGGAGGACCTCGTGGAGGGGGTGGCGCGGGGCATCGACCTCTTCGACTGTGTGGTGCCGACCAGGCACGGGCGGACCGGCTGGCTGTTCACCTCCTTTGGGCGCGTGCTCATCAAGAACGCGAAGTATGCGCGGGACGAGCAACCGATCGATCCCCGGTGCCGGTGCCCGGTCTGCGCGAAGTACTCGCGGGCCTATCTGCACCACCTGTTCGCAGTCAAGGAGATGCTGGGGGCCAGGCTCAACACGGTCCACAACCTCTCCTATTTTGCCGGGTTGATGCGTGCGATCCGATCGGCTATCGCGACCGGGGCGTTCTCGACGTTCAGGCGCGAGTTTTACGCGCAGCGTGAAGGGGCCGGCGCGCAGGCCGGGGACTTTCCCGAGGAGGTGGTCGCCGGGACTGCCGCGCCGGAGGCACAGGTGGAGGGACGGGCATGA
- the yajC gene encoding preprotein translocase subunit YajC has protein sequence MRGLAAVAWAQGAQGNGGTGGALLSLVPFALIFVIFYFLLILPQQKRQKKLKAMLEALKKGDKVVTTGGIWGTVANLGKETVTLQIADNTKIKVQREAIARLRAEGEE, from the coding sequence ATGAGGGGACTGGCGGCTGTGGCGTGGGCGCAGGGAGCTCAAGGGAACGGCGGGACGGGCGGAGCGCTCCTGTCGCTCGTGCCGTTCGCGTTGATCTTCGTCATCTTCTACTTCTTGCTGATCCTGCCGCAGCAGAAGCGGCAAAAGAAGCTCAAGGCGATGCTGGAGGCGCTGAAGAAGGGCGACAAAGTCGTGACGACGGGGGGAATCTGGGGGACCGTCGCGAACCTCGGCAAGGAGACGGTGACGCTCCAGATCGCCGACAATACCAAGATCAAGGTGCAGCGAGAGGCCATCGCCCGGCTCAGGGCCGAAGGCGAAGAGTAG
- the secD gene encoding protein translocase subunit SecD, whose protein sequence is MKKVGGRFALLGLVVVLSVAFFLPSYPGLYQSLPGWLKNVLPHKGITLGLDLQGGIHLVLEVEEERAVEIAVDRSVNAIQDQLVEKKIPVESVKRTGPAQVTLTFQKTELKPDIQKVLEDFPTFFEEEKAGTANSLRYELREGEIKRIKDSAINQALETIRNRIDQFGVAEPLIQRQGLKQIVVQLPGITEPKRAKSLIKETALLEFKMLDESSKLAMELPQRIPKGKEEEVLKQFAGQVPEGDEILFEKVVEKDTGREWRMPYLVKRRVMLAGDVLSDARVAIGQFNEPYVSVTFDGKGAREFERITAENVKKRMAIVLDNTIYSAPVIQERISGGRAQISGTFTTQEANDLAIVLRAGALPAPLKIIQDLTVGPSLGRDSIEKGVRSTIFAGALVVLFMMVYYRLSGVIADGALALNLICLIGSLAALNATLTLPGIAGIILTIGMGVDSNVLIFERIREELRQGKPVRLAIDGGYDKALLTIIDSHVTTLITGLALFLFGTGPIKGFAVTLCLGIAINLFTALVGTKVVFDTINQRRKVERLSI, encoded by the coding sequence ATGAAGAAAGTCGGTGGACGGTTTGCCCTGCTGGGTCTGGTCGTGGTTCTGTCGGTCGCTTTTTTCCTTCCTTCCTACCCGGGTCTGTACCAGTCCCTGCCGGGCTGGCTGAAGAACGTGCTGCCTCACAAGGGGATCACGCTCGGACTGGACCTGCAGGGCGGCATTCACCTCGTCCTGGAAGTGGAGGAGGAGCGGGCGGTCGAGATCGCAGTTGATCGTTCCGTGAACGCGATCCAGGATCAACTGGTCGAGAAGAAGATCCCGGTCGAGTCGGTGAAGCGGACTGGCCCAGCCCAGGTCACGCTGACCTTTCAGAAGACCGAGCTCAAGCCGGACATCCAGAAGGTCCTGGAGGACTTCCCGACCTTTTTCGAGGAGGAAAAGGCCGGGACCGCCAACAGCCTGCGTTACGAGCTGCGGGAGGGCGAGATCAAGCGCATCAAGGACTCGGCCATCAACCAGGCGCTGGAGACGATCCGGAACCGGATCGACCAGTTCGGCGTTGCCGAGCCGTTGATCCAGCGGCAGGGGCTCAAGCAGATCGTCGTGCAGCTGCCCGGCATCACGGAGCCCAAACGGGCCAAGAGCCTGATCAAGGAGACGGCGCTGCTGGAGTTCAAGATGCTGGACGAGTCCAGCAAGCTGGCGATGGAGCTGCCCCAGCGGATTCCGAAGGGCAAGGAAGAGGAGGTCCTCAAGCAGTTCGCCGGGCAGGTGCCGGAGGGGGACGAGATCCTCTTCGAGAAGGTGGTCGAGAAGGACACCGGCCGTGAGTGGCGGATGCCCTACCTGGTCAAGAGGCGGGTGATGCTGGCCGGAGACGTGTTGAGCGACGCCCGGGTCGCGATCGGCCAGTTCAACGAGCCCTACGTCTCCGTGACCTTCGACGGCAAGGGCGCCCGGGAGTTCGAGCGGATCACGGCGGAGAACGTGAAGAAGCGCATGGCCATCGTGCTCGACAACACGATCTACTCCGCCCCGGTCATCCAGGAGCGGATCAGCGGCGGACGGGCGCAGATCTCCGGCACCTTTACCACCCAGGAGGCCAACGACCTGGCGATCGTCCTGCGGGCCGGGGCGCTGCCGGCCCCGCTCAAGATCATCCAGGACCTGACGGTCGGCCCCTCGCTCGGGCGGGACTCGATCGAGAAGGGGGTCCGATCCACCATCTTCGCCGGGGCGCTGGTGGTGCTGTTCATGATGGTCTATTACCGGCTCTCCGGCGTGATCGCCGACGGCGCCCTGGCCTTGAACCTCATCTGCCTGATCGGCTCGCTGGCGGCCTTGAATGCAACCCTGACGCTGCCGGGTATTGCGGGGATCATCCTCACGATCGGGATGGGGGTGGACTCGAACGTGCTGATCTTCGAGCGGATCCGCGAAGAGCTCCGACAGGGGAAGCCGGTCCGTCTGGCCATTGACGGAGGATACGACAAGGCGCTGCTGACGATCATCGACTCGCACGTGACGACGCTGATCACCGGCCTGGCCCTGTTTCTCTTCGGGACCGGGCCGATCAAGGGGTTTGCGGTGACCCTGTGCCTCGGCATCGCGATCAACCTCTTCACCGCGCTGGTCGGCACCAAGGTGGTGTTCGATACGATCAACCAACGCAGGAAAGTGGAGCGGCTGAGCATCTGA
- the secF gene encoding protein translocase subunit SecF translates to MLEILGKTNIDFMGKRHLAFVFSGVLMALGVLAVVQIGRGAANLGIDFAGGTAVQLKFDQPIRIDAARKALESHGLAHAELQEFVEENKLLIRVKAATTIEEKVADRVVSVFGAEFPTNRFVVDASTEIGPTIGKKLQEDAMIAVLISFAGIILYIAARFEFRFGVAAAIATFHDVLAVLGAFYVLDKEITLLVVTALLTLAGYSLTDTVVVFDRIRENLKVRRRDEIATVINNGINQVLSRTIVTSLTVVLVLIPLTLAGGEVLHDFSLALLWGVIVGTYSSVFVASPCLLIWPGGQGRLLGRS, encoded by the coding sequence ATGCTGGAGATTCTCGGAAAGACCAACATTGACTTCATGGGAAAGCGACACCTTGCCTTTGTCTTCTCCGGCGTGCTGATGGCGCTGGGCGTGCTGGCGGTGGTGCAGATTGGCCGCGGGGCCGCGAATCTGGGCATCGATTTCGCCGGCGGCACCGCCGTCCAGCTCAAGTTTGACCAGCCGATCCGGATCGACGCGGCGCGGAAGGCGCTGGAGAGCCACGGGTTGGCCCACGCGGAGCTGCAGGAGTTCGTGGAGGAGAACAAGCTCCTGATCCGGGTCAAGGCGGCGACCACGATCGAGGAAAAGGTCGCCGACCGGGTCGTCTCCGTCTTCGGCGCGGAGTTTCCCACCAACCGGTTCGTGGTGGACGCATCCACGGAGATCGGGCCGACGATCGGGAAGAAGCTCCAGGAAGACGCGATGATCGCGGTCCTGATCTCGTTCGCCGGGATCATCCTTTATATCGCTGCCCGCTTCGAATTCCGGTTCGGGGTGGCCGCGGCGATCGCCACCTTCCACGACGTGCTGGCCGTGCTCGGCGCCTTTTACGTCCTGGACAAGGAAATCACGTTGCTGGTCGTCACGGCCCTGTTGACCCTGGCCGGCTATTCCCTGACCGACACCGTGGTGGTGTTCGACCGGATCAGGGAAAACCTGAAAGTCCGCCGCCGGGACGAAATCGCGACCGTGATCAACAACGGCATCAATCAGGTGTTGAGCCGGACGATCGTCACCAGCCTCACGGTCGTCCTCGTGTTGATCCCCTTGACGCTGGCCGGAGGGGAGGTGCTGCACGATTTCTCGCTGGCCCTGCTCTGGGGCGTGATCGTCGGGACCTACTCATCGGTCTTCGTGGCCAGCCCCTGCCTCCTCATTTGGCCGGGCGGGCAAGGGCGGCTGCTCGGGCGGAGCTGA